A stretch of the Arachis stenosperma cultivar V10309 chromosome 6, arast.V10309.gnm1.PFL2, whole genome shotgun sequence genome encodes the following:
- the LOC130936771 gene encoding uncharacterized protein LOC130936771: protein MQAASLSQTFIVNPTPQVARCKQRVDEFIIPTMNFTRLPPSWKLRHAATKRHCCFLYFKLRHCLCEFNLLKFIHIKFDVFLMLPFYQILKLLLQRTFLALWRRNRHVN from the exons ATGCAAGCAGCATCTCTATCTCAAACCTTCATCGTAAATCCAACTCCACAG GTGGCCAGATGCAAGCAgagagtagatgagttcataatCCCCACCATGAATTTTACACGTCTGCCTCCTTCATGGAAGCTTAGACATGCTGCAACAAAAAGGCACTGCTGCTTTCTTTATTTCAAATTGCGTCATTGTTTGTGCGAGTTCAACCTGCTTAAATTCATTCATATTAAATTCGATGTCTTCCTAATGCTGCCGTTTTATCAG ATACTGAAATTACTTCTGCAGCGCACATTTCTGGCTCTTTGGAGAAGGAATCGCCATGTGAATTGA
- the LOC130932634 gene encoding uncharacterized protein LOC130932634 isoform X1 — protein sequence MNRMDHFAGAEEHLAQQRLRQKLDEVNVAAQNNLAPIQDHVNFTLQKAYFKCAYECFDRSRRQEEITTCVENCSIPLANVQQTFDTEMQKFQEKLNRSLMVCQDRYESAKLQQKGGAMNDMISCADEAIQDSTKMLPLLANKLKSSFGIKDNDSF from the exons A TGAATAGGATGGATCACTTTGCGGGAGCTGAAGAGCATCTTGCTCAACAAAGACTGAGGCAGAAGCTTGATGAAGTCAATGTAGCTGCTCAAAATAACCTTGCCCCTATCCAAGACCATGTCAATTTCACTCTCCAG AAAGCATATTTCAAATGTGCGTATGAGTGCTTTGATAGGAGCAGAAGGCAGGAAGAGATAACTACTTGTGTCGAAAATTGCAGTATTCCTCTTGCTAATGTTCAACAGACTTTTGATACTGAGATGCAAAAGTTTCAG GAGAAATTGAATAGATCTCTGATGGTATGTCAAGATAGGTATGAGTCTGCAAAGCTCCAGCAGAAAGGTGGGGCCATGAATGATATGATTTCCTGTGCTGATGAGGCGATCCAAGACAGTACCAAGATGCTACCACTTCTTGCTAATAAGTTGAAATCCTCCTTTGGCATTAAGGACAATGactccttctag
- the LOC130932634 gene encoding uncharacterized protein LOC130932634 isoform X2: protein MDHFAGAEEHLAQQRLRQKLDEVNVAAQNNLAPIQDHVNFTLQKAYFKCAYECFDRSRRQEEITTCVENCSIPLANVQQTFDTEMQKFQEKLNRSLMVCQDRYESAKLQQKGGAMNDMISCADEAIQDSTKMLPLLANKLKSSFGIKDNDSF from the exons ATGGATCACTTTGCGGGAGCTGAAGAGCATCTTGCTCAACAAAGACTGAGGCAGAAGCTTGATGAAGTCAATGTAGCTGCTCAAAATAACCTTGCCCCTATCCAAGACCATGTCAATTTCACTCTCCAG AAAGCATATTTCAAATGTGCGTATGAGTGCTTTGATAGGAGCAGAAGGCAGGAAGAGATAACTACTTGTGTCGAAAATTGCAGTATTCCTCTTGCTAATGTTCAACAGACTTTTGATACTGAGATGCAAAAGTTTCAG GAGAAATTGAATAGATCTCTGATGGTATGTCAAGATAGGTATGAGTCTGCAAAGCTCCAGCAGAAAGGTGGGGCCATGAATGATATGATTTCCTGTGCTGATGAGGCGATCCAAGACAGTACCAAGATGCTACCACTTCTTGCTAATAAGTTGAAATCCTCCTTTGGCATTAAGGACAATGactccttctag